Proteins from a genomic interval of Croceicoccus naphthovorans:
- a CDS encoding Mov34/MPN/PAD-1 family protein, with translation MRIETTSDVVAFLLAEAEAAYPHECCGLLLGEGGRILSAQPTANVAPDPARHFEIAPVALIAAHKAARAGGAEVLGYYHSHPTGRYEPSATDKAQAAADGRIWAIVAGGTIGWWRDSPDGFAPVDICQT, from the coding sequence ATGCGCATCGAAACGACAAGCGACGTAGTGGCGTTCCTGCTGGCCGAGGCCGAGGCGGCCTATCCGCACGAGTGCTGCGGACTGTTGCTGGGTGAAGGCGGGCGCATCCTATCGGCGCAGCCCACCGCCAACGTCGCCCCCGATCCGGCGCGCCATTTCGAGATCGCTCCGGTCGCGCTGATCGCCGCGCACAAGGCGGCGCGCGCGGGCGGGGCGGAGGTGCTGGGATATTACCACTCGCACCCGACGGGACGGTACGAACCTTCCGCGACGGACAAGGCGCAAGCCGCAGCAGACGGTCGCATCTGGGCCATCGTAGCGGGCGGCACCATAGGCTGGTGGCGCGACTCGCCGGACGGGTTTGCGCCAGTCGATATCTGTCAGACATGA
- a CDS encoding N-acetylmuramoyl-L-alanine amidase, which produces MPERRRFRPRMEIDLECPSPNWDERTLPISMVVLHYTDMPDVRDAIDKMCNPDAKVSAHYCVTREGKVVQMVEEEKRAWHAGRSFWRGHNDVNSASIGIELDNPGHTHGYEDFPEVQMQVLIRLLNDIVKRHDIPRANIVGHSDVAPQRKEDPGEKFDWERLAKLRLALPRPEKLELGDPFDNDGAFYLGLERYGYDIADGHAAVKAFQRRFRPERIDGEIDGELRAILFALLLDRDRGIAR; this is translated from the coding sequence ATGCCTGAGCGCCGCCGGTTCCGCCCGCGGATGGAAATCGACCTCGAATGTCCGTCGCCCAACTGGGACGAACGGACCCTCCCGATCTCCATGGTCGTGCTGCACTATACCGACATGCCCGACGTGCGCGATGCCATCGACAAGATGTGCAACCCCGATGCGAAGGTCAGCGCGCATTACTGCGTCACCCGCGAAGGCAAGGTGGTGCAGATGGTAGAGGAAGAGAAGCGCGCGTGGCATGCGGGCCGATCTTTCTGGCGCGGTCACAACGACGTGAATTCGGCCAGCATCGGGATCGAGCTGGACAATCCCGGCCACACGCACGGGTATGAGGATTTTCCCGAAGTCCAGATGCAGGTCCTGATCCGCCTGCTGAACGACATCGTGAAGCGGCACGATATTCCGCGCGCCAATATCGTCGGCCATTCCGACGTCGCGCCGCAGCGGAAGGAGGATCCGGGCGAAAAGTTCGACTGGGAACGGTTGGCGAAGCTCCGGCTGGCGCTGCCCCGGCCCGAAAAGCTGGAACTGGGCGATCCGTTCGACAACGACGGGGCGTTCTATCTGGGGCTCGAGCGCTATGGCTACGACATTGCCGACGGGCATGCGGCGGTAAAGGCGTTTCAGCGCCGGTTCCGCCCCGAACGCATCGATGGCGAGATCGATGGAGAGCTTCGCGCGATCCTGTTCGCATTGCTCTTGGATCGCGACCGGGGAATCGCTAGATAG
- a CDS encoding UDP-glucose dehydrogenase family protein, giving the protein MKIAMVGSGYVGLVSGACFADFGHDVVCIDNDPKKIEALENGVMPIYEPGLADLVASNVRGGRLSFSNDLGSAIEGAAAIFIAVGTPSRRGDGHADLTFVYQVAREIGEKLSGPAVIVTKSTVPVGTGDEVERILSESNTAHRFAVVSNPEFLREGAAIGDFKRPDRIVIGAEDDFGREVMSEVYRPLFLNKAPILFTGRRTSELIKYAGNAFLATKITFINEMADLCEKVGADVQDVARGIGLDNRIGNKFLHAGPGYGGSCFPKDTLALLKTAEDFDSPVRIVEAVVKVNEARKRAMGRKVIDALGGPDAARGKTVAMLGLTFKPNTDDMRDSPAIAIAQALDDAGTTIRAYDPEGMNLAAPLMPWVTMTANPYEAVEGADAIVIVTEWDTFRALDLSRVKDSVNAPVMVDLRNVYDPEDMREAGFTYVGVGRG; this is encoded by the coding sequence ATGAAAATCGCGATGGTCGGATCGGGCTATGTCGGCCTTGTTTCCGGCGCGTGCTTTGCCGATTTCGGCCACGATGTTGTCTGTATCGACAACGACCCGAAGAAGATCGAGGCTTTGGAAAACGGCGTGATGCCGATTTACGAGCCCGGCCTTGCCGACCTGGTCGCATCGAACGTGCGCGGCGGGCGGCTGTCGTTCTCGAACGATCTGGGCTCTGCTATCGAGGGCGCGGCGGCGATCTTTATCGCAGTGGGCACGCCCAGCCGTCGCGGCGATGGCCATGCCGACCTGACCTTCGTCTATCAGGTCGCGCGCGAGATCGGCGAAAAGCTCTCCGGCCCCGCCGTCATTGTGACCAAGTCCACCGTGCCCGTCGGCACCGGAGACGAGGTCGAACGCATCCTGAGCGAGAGCAACACTGCGCATCGCTTTGCCGTCGTCTCCAACCCGGAATTCCTGCGCGAAGGCGCGGCCATTGGCGACTTCAAGCGCCCCGACCGCATCGTGATCGGCGCAGAGGACGACTTTGGGCGTGAGGTAATGAGCGAGGTCTATCGTCCGCTCTTCCTGAACAAGGCGCCGATCCTGTTTACCGGCCGCCGTACCAGCGAGCTGATCAAGTACGCCGGGAATGCCTTTCTTGCCACCAAGATCACCTTCATCAACGAGATGGCGGACCTGTGCGAGAAAGTTGGCGCCGATGTTCAGGACGTTGCCCGCGGCATTGGGCTGGACAACAGGATCGGCAACAAGTTCCTTCACGCCGGACCTGGTTATGGCGGATCGTGCTTCCCCAAGGACACGCTCGCCCTGCTGAAGACGGCGGAGGACTTCGACAGCCCGGTCCGTATCGTAGAGGCGGTGGTCAAGGTGAACGAGGCGCGCAAGCGGGCGATGGGCCGCAAGGTCATCGACGCGCTGGGCGGGCCGGACGCCGCGCGCGGCAAGACGGTTGCAATGCTGGGCCTGACCTTCAAGCCCAATACCGACGACATGCGCGATTCGCCCGCCATCGCCATCGCGCAGGCGCTGGACGATGCCGGCACCACAATCCGCGCCTATGACCCGGAAGGGATGAACCTTGCCGCCCCGCTGATGCCGTGGGTGACAATGACCGCCAATCCCTATGAGGCGGTCGAAGGGGCCGATGCCATCGTCATCGTGACCGAGTGGGACACGTTCCGCGCGTTGGACCTGTCCCGCGTGAAGGACAGCGTGAACGCCCCTGTCATGGTCGACCTGCGCAACGTGTACGACCCCGAAGACATGCGAGAGGCGGGCTTTACCTACGTCGGCGTCGGCCGGGGCTGA
- a CDS encoding histidine phosphotransferase family protein, translating to MALLYERNSLQEARPMTDPTHLASLMCSRLCHDLLSPVGGMTNGVELLADETDPMMREQCIDLLGQGARRTATKLRFFRLAFGAAGGFDAQLPIADVKELIDALAAEGRDIRVEWTIGVDGLPKAAVKVLLNFGLLAIEALPRGGTVTVAVEDSGSAHEIAVRAEGMRIAFDAEVGEALDGRIPLESLNAHTAPAELIRLVAQGCGGGLQHAKSDNALVLGAILPHGSGMSAADA from the coding sequence ATGGCCCTGCTTTATGAACGAAATTCGCTGCAAGAGGCCCGCCCGATGACCGATCCGACCCATCTGGCAAGCCTGATGTGCTCTCGCCTGTGTCACGACCTGCTCTCGCCGGTTGGCGGAATGACCAACGGCGTCGAATTGCTGGCCGACGAAACCGACCCGATGATGCGCGAACAGTGTATCGACCTTTTGGGCCAAGGCGCGCGGCGCACCGCGACGAAGCTGCGCTTTTTCCGGCTGGCTTTCGGCGCGGCGGGCGGGTTCGACGCGCAATTGCCGATTGCCGATGTCAAGGAACTGATTGACGCGCTGGCCGCCGAAGGGCGCGACATTCGCGTGGAATGGACCATCGGGGTCGATGGGCTGCCCAAGGCGGCGGTGAAAGTGCTGCTGAACTTCGGACTGCTGGCGATAGAGGCGCTGCCGCGTGGCGGCACGGTGACCGTTGCCGTCGAGGACAGTGGCTCCGCCCACGAAATCGCGGTGCGCGCCGAAGGCATGCGGATCGCCTTCGATGCCGAGGTGGGAGAGGCGCTCGACGGCAGGATTCCGCTGGAATCGCTGAACGCCCACACTGCCCCTGCGGAACTGATCCGGCTGGTAGCGCAGGGGTGCGGCGGCGGGTTGCAGCATGCGAAGAGCGACAATGCGCTGGTGCTGGGCGCGATCCTGCCGCATGGCAGCGGTATGAGTGCCGCAGATGCCTGA
- a CDS encoding RluA family pseudouridine synthase, which yields MGDGTVIRGVIETGGERLDKALASRTDLSRERIKALIAEGAVLLDGKAAKSGSIKPAAGTAFAVEVPEAAPAEAVAQAIPLVVAYEDEHLIVVDKPAGMVVHPAAGNADGTLVNALLHHCEGQLSGIGGVARPGIVHRIDKDTSGLLVVAKSDVAHEGLAAQFAAHSLERAYLAVVKGVPNPPKGTIEGLIGRSDRDRKKMAVLDPHSNRGKRAVTHYKTLSVGAQAALVECRLETGRTHQIRVHMSSIGHALIGDPVYGRPDSRFRTLLDRLRFRRQALHAAVIGFDHPVTRDRLRFTSDLPTDMVELIEELAL from the coding sequence ATGGGGGACGGTACTGTCATTCGCGGCGTGATCGAAACCGGGGGCGAGCGGCTCGACAAGGCGCTTGCCAGCCGCACCGACCTTTCGCGCGAGCGTATCAAGGCGCTGATCGCGGAAGGTGCGGTCCTGCTGGACGGCAAGGCCGCGAAATCGGGGTCGATCAAGCCCGCCGCCGGAACAGCATTCGCCGTCGAAGTGCCCGAAGCCGCGCCAGCCGAAGCCGTAGCGCAAGCGATCCCGCTGGTTGTCGCGTACGAAGACGAGCACCTGATCGTTGTCGACAAGCCCGCCGGAATGGTCGTCCATCCCGCCGCGGGAAATGCCGACGGCACGCTGGTCAACGCGCTGCTCCACCATTGCGAAGGGCAGCTTTCGGGCATCGGCGGCGTCGCGCGGCCCGGCATCGTGCACCGGATCGACAAGGATACCTCGGGGCTGCTGGTCGTGGCCAAAAGCGATGTCGCGCACGAGGGGCTGGCCGCACAATTCGCCGCGCACTCGCTGGAACGCGCCTATCTCGCGGTGGTGAAGGGCGTGCCGAACCCGCCCAAGGGCACGATAGAGGGTCTGATCGGGCGCAGCGATCGCGATCGCAAGAAGATGGCGGTGCTCGACCCCCATTCGAACCGCGGTAAAAGGGCGGTTACGCACTATAAAACGCTGTCCGTCGGTGCCCAGGCGGCGTTGGTCGAGTGCCGGTTGGAAACCGGGCGAACCCACCAGATACGGGTTCACATGTCATCAATCGGCCATGCGCTAATAGGAGATCCTGTCTATGGAAGACCCGATTCGCGCTTTCGCACCCTCCTTGATCGCCTGCGCTTTCGCCGTCAGGCTCTCCACGCCGCCGTCATCGGCTTCGATCACCCGGTCACACGCGACCGGCTGCGCTTTACCAGCGATTTGCCGACCGACATGGTGGAACTGATCGAGGAACTCGCGCTTTGA
- the rpoH gene encoding RNA polymerase sigma factor RpoH: MTRSTIPALGGEQSLNRYLSEIKKFPVLKPEQEYMLAKRYQEHEDPEAAAQLVTSHLRLVAKIAMGYRGYGLPVSDLISEGNVGLIQGVKKFEPDRGFRLATYAMWWIKASIQEYILRSWSLVKMGTTAAQKKLFFNLRRMKKNLEAFEDTDLHPRDVAKIATDLGVPEQEVINMNRRMLMGGDASLNVSMRSDEEGSGQWQDWLTDDRPLQDETVADAEEAQVRHEMLVDAMDVLNDREKHILTERRLTENPQTLEELSQVYDVSRERIRQIEVRAFEKVQKAMQRIVGERLMPLGA; the protein is encoded by the coding sequence ATGACCAGATCAACAATCCCGGCATTGGGCGGAGAGCAGAGCCTCAACCGCTATCTGTCGGAGATCAAGAAATTCCCCGTGCTGAAGCCAGAGCAGGAATACATGCTCGCCAAGCGCTATCAGGAACACGAAGATCCAGAGGCCGCGGCCCAGCTGGTGACGAGCCACCTGCGCCTCGTCGCCAAGATCGCGATGGGCTATCGCGGCTATGGCCTGCCCGTGTCCGACCTGATCTCCGAAGGCAACGTCGGCCTGATACAGGGCGTAAAGAAGTTTGAGCCCGATCGCGGCTTCCGCCTGGCGACCTATGCCATGTGGTGGATCAAGGCGAGCATTCAGGAATACATCCTGCGCTCGTGGTCGCTGGTAAAGATGGGCACGACCGCCGCGCAGAAGAAGCTGTTCTTCAACCTGCGCCGGATGAAAAAGAACCTCGAGGCGTTCGAGGATACCGACCTGCACCCGCGCGACGTCGCCAAGATCGCAACCGACCTTGGCGTGCCCGAGCAGGAGGTCATCAATATGAACCGCCGCATGCTGATGGGCGGCGACGCTTCACTGAACGTGTCGATGCGCAGCGACGAGGAAGGTTCGGGTCAATGGCAGGACTGGCTGACCGACGATCGCCCGCTGCAGGACGAAACCGTGGCCGACGCCGAAGAGGCGCAGGTCCGGCACGAAATGCTGGTCGATGCGATGGACGTGTTGAACGACCGTGAAAAGCACATCCTGACCGAGCGCCGGTTGACCGAAAACCCGCAGACGCTGGAAGAGCTTTCGCAGGTCTACGACGTAAGCCGCGAACGCATCCGCCAGATCGAGGTTCGCGCTTTCGAAAAGGTGCAAAAGGCGATGCAGCGCATCGTCGGCGAAAGACTGATGCCGCTGGGCGCGTAA
- a CDS encoding BON domain-containing protein, protein MQDRYERQQYGYNPRQTEQFEDRQSGQPGETVADYERTEVYDTGQMGTYGGDSRRDREFAQDRRRGERRPRNEYYRDQYGNRDRGLASSRHDRPDRDYGRFTSESYGGRDYVDPLAYAGYGMAGAGMGYTPTRGAQYREGYGYDDRRPFLERAGDEIASWFGDDDAARRREMDHRGNGPQGYRRSDERILEDVCDRLTEDRRLDARNVTVTVQDSEVTLDGTVEDRAAKRRAEDIADYASGVNHVQNNLRVGQARSEYETRTTQETTS, encoded by the coding sequence ATGCAGGACCGCTACGAACGCCAGCAATACGGCTATAACCCCCGCCAGACCGAACAGTTCGAGGATCGCCAGTCCGGCCAGCCGGGCGAAACGGTTGCCGATTACGAACGCACCGAGGTTTACGACACTGGACAGATGGGCACCTATGGTGGCGACAGTCGCCGCGACCGCGAGTTTGCACAGGACCGTCGCCGGGGCGAACGTCGGCCGCGCAACGAATATTACCGCGACCAGTACGGTAATCGGGATCGCGGCCTCGCATCCAGCCGCCATGATCGGCCCGACCGCGATTACGGACGCTTTACATCCGAAAGCTATGGCGGGCGCGACTACGTCGATCCGCTGGCTTACGCCGGATACGGAATGGCCGGTGCAGGAATGGGCTACACCCCGACACGCGGCGCGCAATATCGCGAAGGCTATGGCTATGACGACCGCCGCCCGTTCCTCGAACGCGCCGGTGACGAGATTGCCAGCTGGTTCGGCGACGACGATGCGGCTCGCAGGCGTGAGATGGATCATCGCGGCAATGGACCGCAGGGCTATCGTCGCTCTGACGAACGCATCCTTGAGGATGTATGCGACCGGCTGACAGAGGATCGCAGGCTGGACGCACGCAACGTGACCGTTACCGTGCAGGACAGCGAGGTCACGCTGGATGGCACCGTGGAGGACCGCGCCGCCAAGCGCCGGGCCGAGGACATTGCCGACTATGCCAGCGGCGTGAACCACGTGCAGAACAACCTGAGAGTCGGTCAGGCGCGGAGCGAATATGAAACGCGCACGACGCAGGAAACCACGTCGTAA
- a CDS encoding metallophosphoesterase family protein, with protein sequence MPLTSTKPARTAGLFPEGQERRTPTVLKSLSNLFGLGSPVDGASAVGPALPDGKRVYAIGDIHGRLDLFTQMIERIELDDAARGDAETLVILLGDLVDRGPESAGVIRAARDWQARRPVRILMGNHEEMFLRALEDEGALRHFLRVGGKETVLSFGLERDDYRGLSMEELHDRLVTLIPQDDIAFVAGMEDMVRLGDYVFVHAGVDPALPLDSQRRGDVRWIREPFLSHPQTMDVCVVHGHTIREQIDIHAPGRGKSRWPNRIGIDTGAFRTGRLTAIGLQGTDRWFMEAS encoded by the coding sequence ATGCCGCTTACTTCGACGAAACCGGCCCGGACAGCCGGTTTGTTCCCCGAAGGTCAGGAAAGGCGAACGCCGACCGTGTTGAAATCGCTATCCAACCTATTCGGGCTCGGCAGCCCGGTCGATGGCGCGAGCGCTGTCGGCCCTGCCCTGCCGGATGGAAAGCGGGTCTATGCGATCGGCGACATCCACGGGCGGCTCGACCTGTTCACGCAGATGATCGAGCGGATAGAGTTGGACGATGCGGCGCGCGGCGATGCCGAAACGCTGGTCATCCTGCTGGGCGATCTGGTCGATCGCGGTCCGGAAAGCGCTGGCGTCATCCGTGCCGCGCGCGACTGGCAGGCCCGCCGCCCGGTACGCATCCTGATGGGCAATCACGAAGAAATGTTCCTGCGCGCGCTGGAAGACGAAGGCGCGCTGCGACACTTTCTGCGCGTGGGGGGCAAGGAAACGGTCCTCAGTTTCGGCCTGGAACGCGACGATTATCGCGGGTTGTCGATGGAGGAGTTGCACGATCGTCTGGTCACATTGATCCCGCAGGACGACATCGCCTTCGTCGCCGGGATGGAGGACATGGTGCGCTTGGGCGATTATGTCTTCGTCCACGCCGGGGTCGATCCGGCCCTGCCGCTGGATTCGCAACGGCGCGGCGACGTGCGCTGGATACGCGAACCGTTTCTAAGCCATCCCCAGACGATGGATGTCTGCGTCGTGCACGGCCACACCATCCGCGAACAGATCGACATCCACGCGCCCGGTCGCGGGAAAAGCCGCTGGCCGAACCGCATCGGCATCGACACCGGCGCATTCCGCACGGGGAGACTAACCGCCATCGGCTTGCAGGGAACCGACCGCTGGTTCATGGAAGCGTCGTAA
- the nhaA gene encoding Na+/H+ antiporter NhaA, whose translation MKHAAKAINRTLKAFFDNEAASGIILIVIAVLAMIVANSPLAHDYHDLFHGTLAWTPIAKLNNLHLWINDALMAIFFFVVGLEIKREVADGALADPSARRLPVIAAAMGMAVPAVVFLGVIAGEGAEGLHRGWAIPAATDIAFAMGVMGLLGNRVPSSLRLFLLTVAIVDDIGAVAIIAVFYTANLKLMWLIASLAVMAVMIGLNRFRVDRWWAYAALSLLLWYFVLNSGIHATIAGVVAALTIPMRLDARGDSLLLRFEHALLPWNAYLVVPLFGFANAGVAMAGIGLAGFLDPLPLGIAAGLVIGKQAGILAAIAACYKLKLAPKPEGATWMQLWGTSVLCGIGFTMSLFIGALAFPGYPHLIEEAKLGVLGGSLISALLGYAILRFAKGVPEDEEDEGAEPATGTA comes from the coding sequence ATGAAGCACGCCGCAAAAGCCATCAATCGCACGCTGAAGGCGTTCTTCGATAACGAGGCCGCGTCGGGCATCATCCTGATCGTGATTGCCGTGCTGGCGATGATCGTAGCCAATTCGCCGCTGGCCCATGATTATCACGACTTGTTCCACGGCACGCTGGCGTGGACCCCGATCGCCAAGCTGAACAATCTGCACCTGTGGATCAACGATGCGCTGATGGCGATCTTCTTCTTCGTCGTCGGGCTGGAGATCAAGCGAGAGGTGGCCGACGGTGCCTTGGCCGATCCGTCGGCGCGCCGCCTGCCGGTGATCGCGGCGGCGATGGGCATGGCTGTCCCGGCGGTCGTATTCCTTGGCGTGATCGCGGGCGAAGGGGCCGAAGGGCTACACCGCGGCTGGGCCATTCCGGCGGCGACCGACATCGCCTTTGCCATGGGCGTGATGGGCCTATTGGGCAATCGCGTACCCAGTTCGCTGCGCCTGTTCCTGCTGACCGTTGCCATCGTCGACGATATCGGGGCGGTGGCGATCATCGCGGTGTTCTATACCGCAAACCTGAAGCTGATGTGGCTGATCGCCTCACTGGCGGTAATGGCCGTGATGATCGGATTGAACCGGTTCCGGGTAGACCGCTGGTGGGCCTATGCCGCGTTGTCGCTGCTGCTTTGGTACTTCGTGCTGAATTCCGGCATCCACGCGACGATCGCGGGCGTGGTCGCGGCATTGACGATCCCGATGCGCCTCGATGCGCGCGGAGACAGTTTGCTCTTGCGCTTCGAACACGCGCTGTTGCCATGGAATGCCTATCTGGTCGTTCCGCTGTTCGGGTTCGCCAATGCGGGCGTTGCCATGGCGGGCATCGGGCTGGCGGGGTTCCTCGATCCGCTGCCGCTCGGCATTGCCGCCGGTCTGGTCATCGGCAAACAGGCTGGCATTCTGGCAGCCATTGCAGCGTGTTATAAACTGAAGCTGGCGCCGAAACCCGAGGGGGCGACGTGGATGCAGCTTTGGGGAACATCGGTATTGTGCGGCATCGGCTTTACGATGAGCCTGTTTATCGGCGCACTCGCCTTCCCCGGCTATCCGCATTTGATCGAGGAAGCGAAGCTGGGCGTGCTGGGCGGATCGCTGATTTCGGCCCTGCTCGGCTATGCGATCCTGCGCTTTGCCAAGGGCGTGCCGGAAGATGAAGAAGATGAGGGGGCAGAGCCGGCCACCGGCACCGCCTGA
- a CDS encoding VOC family protein: MTKYLHAMIRVTDPDATVAFFNLIGMDEVRRYESEQGRFTLIYLAAPGQADVAEVELTYNWPSEDGVAEEYDGGRNFGHLAFRVDDIYATCQTLQDAGHTINRPPRDGHMAFVKTPDGISIELLQDGRLEPREPWASMENTGSW; this comes from the coding sequence ATGACGAAATACCTTCACGCCATGATCCGCGTGACCGATCCCGATGCGACGGTCGCCTTCTTCAACCTGATTGGTATGGATGAAGTCCGCCGCTACGAAAGCGAGCAGGGCCGGTTCACCCTGATCTACCTCGCTGCACCCGGGCAGGCGGATGTTGCCGAGGTGGAGCTGACCTACAACTGGCCGTCCGAGGATGGCGTGGCAGAGGAATACGACGGGGGCCGCAATTTCGGCCACCTAGCATTCCGCGTCGACGACATCTACGCGACGTGCCAGACGCTGCAGGACGCGGGGCACACGATCAATCGCCCCCCGCGCGACGGACACATGGCCTTCGTGAAGACGCCCGACGGCATCTCCATCGAATTGCTTCAGGATGGCAGGCTGGAGCCGCGCGAACCGTGGGCCAGCATGGAGAACACCGGCAGCTGGTAA
- a CDS encoding TorF family putative porin, with product MTTTFRSMFAAAVLAGTALSATPAFAQDEAISVSANVAMVTDYRFRGVSLSGGDFAIQGGVDVAHASGFYVGTWASSIEGGDYGGTELDIYGGWSGALSDSLSVDVGLLYYVYPSGIDADDPFGFDTDYFEPYASVTGAVGPAEVTVGVAYAFDQDSLGDDDNLYLYGDLGFAIPETPVSFSAHLGYTDGVLAPEYLLGGTDDSAFDWSLGASVGFKGLDLGVSYIGVEGPTVDGYTDDTIVASLSASF from the coding sequence ATGACCACGACTTTCCGCAGCATGTTCGCTGCCGCTGTTCTCGCCGGTACCGCCCTGTCAGCCACTCCGGCTTTCGCTCAGGACGAAGCCATTTCGGTTTCGGCCAATGTTGCCATGGTCACCGACTATCGCTTCCGCGGCGTCTCGCTGTCGGGCGGTGATTTCGCAATTCAGGGCGGCGTTGATGTTGCTCATGCGTCGGGCTTCTACGTCGGTACTTGGGCGTCGTCGATCGAAGGCGGTGACTACGGTGGTACCGAACTCGACATCTACGGTGGCTGGAGCGGTGCGCTCTCGGATTCGCTGTCGGTCGACGTCGGCCTGCTGTATTATGTCTATCCGAGCGGCATTGATGCCGATGATCCGTTCGGTTTCGACACTGACTATTTTGAGCCCTATGCCTCGGTGACCGGTGCGGTAGGCCCGGCTGAAGTGACCGTTGGCGTTGCCTATGCCTTTGATCAGGACTCGCTGGGTGACGACGACAACCTGTACCTGTACGGCGATCTTGGCTTCGCAATTCCCGAAACTCCGGTCTCGTTCTCGGCGCACCTCGGTTACACCGATGGTGTCCTGGCTCCTGAATATCTTCTGGGCGGCACCGACGATTCGGCTTTCGACTGGTCGCTGGGCGCATCGGTAGGCTTCAAGGGTCTGGATCTCGGTGTTTCCTACATTGGCGTCGAGGGCCCGACCGTCGATGGTTATACCGACGATACTATCGTGGCTTCGCTGTCGGCCAGCTTCTAA
- a CDS encoding glycosyl transferase family protein produces the protein MGVAAQDVLSLIFASLESVRLELLLFAAFWFALGALDEMAVDLAWAWLLLTGQAKTKRLDAPTTAELSAPIALFVPAWREARVIAPMLRNTLARWPHADLRVYAGCYVNDPATRAAMEAGGGGDPRLTIVVNETPGPTTKGECLNRLFRALREDEARTGQRFRAVMLHDAEDLVHPDALTLIDRALDDADFVQIPVRPEMQVDSPWVGNHYADEFTEAHAREMVVRDRLGVGLPAAGVGCAFSRDALDWVADRRGGTEGPFDPLAMTEDYELGMLIGRRGTRPGGKGGRFLRVRAADGSLVATRAFFPSRLDAAVRQKSRWVHGIAFDGWDQLGWSLRPAELWMRVRDRRGPLVAVVLAAAYLLVLLTGFLWLADAMGWHPAGTLPPLVYWVLIATTLAFVWRAVVRFLLVTREYGLGDGIGSILRIPVANVIAISASRRAVFRYAATLFGQPARWEKTEHDRHVADELADHKRVTA, from the coding sequence ATGGGGGTCGCAGCCCAAGATGTTTTATCACTGATCTTCGCATCGCTCGAATCGGTTCGGCTGGAACTGCTGTTGTTTGCGGCGTTCTGGTTCGCGTTGGGCGCGTTGGACGAGATGGCGGTGGACCTTGCGTGGGCCTGGTTGCTGCTGACCGGACAGGCGAAGACGAAGCGTTTGGACGCGCCGACGACCGCCGAATTGTCCGCGCCGATCGCCCTGTTCGTGCCCGCTTGGCGAGAGGCGCGCGTAATCGCCCCGATGCTCCGCAATACGCTGGCGCGGTGGCCGCATGCCGATTTGCGGGTCTATGCGGGTTGCTATGTCAACGACCCCGCGACGCGCGCCGCGATGGAGGCGGGTGGTGGCGGCGATCCGCGCCTGACCATCGTGGTGAACGAAACGCCGGGTCCGACAACCAAGGGCGAATGCCTGAACCGCCTGTTCCGCGCGCTGCGCGAAGATGAGGCGCGGACCGGGCAGCGGTTTCGCGCCGTGATGCTCCACGACGCAGAAGACCTTGTGCATCCCGATGCTCTGACCCTGATCGACCGCGCGCTGGACGATGCGGATTTCGTGCAAATCCCGGTTCGTCCCGAGATGCAGGTCGATTCGCCGTGGGTCGGCAACCATTACGCCGATGAATTTACCGAGGCGCATGCGCGCGAAATGGTGGTGCGCGATCGGCTGGGGGTCGGGCTTCCCGCTGCGGGTGTTGGCTGCGCGTTTTCGCGGGATGCGCTGGACTGGGTGGCAGATCGACGGGGTGGCACCGAGGGTCCGTTCGATCCGCTGGCCATGACCGAGGATTACGAACTGGGCATGTTGATCGGGCGGCGCGGGACCCGTCCCGGTGGCAAGGGCGGGCGGTTCCTGCGGGTGCGCGCTGCCGACGGTTCGCTAGTCGCGACGCGGGCGTTCTTTCCTTCCCGATTGGACGCGGCCGTGCGCCAGAAATCGCGTTGGGTCCACGGCATTGCCTTCGACGGATGGGACCAGCTGGGCTGGAGCCTGCGCCCGGCAGAACTGTGGATGCGGGTCCGCGACCGGCGCGGGCCCTTGGTGGCGGTGGTGCTGGCGGCGGCTTACCTGTTGGTGCTGCTGACCGGATTTCTCTGGTTGGCCGACGCGATGGGCTGGCACCCGGCCGGGACTTTGCCGCCGCTGGTCTATTGGGTGTTGATCGCGACGACGCTGGCCTTCGTTTGGCGGGCGGTCGTGCGGTTCTTGCTGGTGACGCGCGAATATGGGCTGGGTGATGGAATAGGTTCGATCCTGCGCATCCCGGTTGCCAATGTCATCGCCATCAGCGCGAGCCGCCGCGCGGTTTTTCGCTATGCCGCGACCTTGTTCGGACAACCCGCGCGCTGGGAAAAGACCGAACATGACCGCCACGTTGCCGACGAATTGGCCGATCACAAACGCGTGACGGCATGA